A genomic stretch from Prochlorococcus marinus str. MIT 9312 includes:
- a CDS encoding cytochrome b6f subunit PetP encodes MAETKLLPKIGSKIKININKVKDRLPAKLIDQISSNPKAVITGYKMTDGRSIGITAKFQNGEQNWFFPEEIEKG; translated from the coding sequence ATGGCTGAAACAAAATTATTACCCAAAATCGGTAGTAAAATCAAAATTAACATTAACAAAGTAAAAGATAGACTACCAGCTAAATTAATCGATCAAATATCCTCGAATCCTAAAGCCGTAATAACAGGCTATAAAATGACAGACGGCAGAAGTATTGGAATCACCGCAAAATTTCAGAATGGTGAGCAAAATTGGTTTTTCCCAGAAGAAATTGAGAAAGGTTAA
- the trmH gene encoding tRNA (guanosine(18)-2'-O)-methyltransferase TrmH, producing MSILPRRFERIKSVLDCRMQNLTVLVEDVNKPHNLSAILRTCDAAGVFEANFISKTNAVKTFNSTAQGSQKWVKLNNHENTITAISDLKNKGFKLYGTTLNSESVDYRNFDYSQNTCFVLGAEKWGLSKEIISMVDQSIFIPMRGMVQSLNVSVAASILLFEAIRQRKNKGKLPTNGEGLNMDEYRKTLFEWCYPELATIYKKSAKEYPTLNDQGNFDPIKEN from the coding sequence ATGTCAATTTTGCCAAGAAGATTTGAGCGAATCAAAAGTGTTTTAGATTGCAGAATGCAAAACTTGACTGTTTTAGTTGAGGATGTCAATAAGCCGCATAATCTATCAGCTATATTAAGAACCTGTGATGCAGCTGGAGTTTTCGAAGCAAATTTTATTAGCAAAACGAATGCCGTTAAGACTTTTAATAGTACTGCGCAAGGCAGTCAGAAATGGGTCAAATTAAATAATCATGAAAACACTATTACTGCAATATCTGATTTAAAGAATAAGGGTTTTAAATTATATGGAACAACTCTCAATAGTGAATCCGTCGATTATAGAAATTTTGATTATTCTCAAAATACATGTTTTGTTTTAGGAGCAGAAAAATGGGGATTAAGTAAAGAAATTATATCTATGGTTGATCAATCAATTTTCATACCTATGAGAGGTATGGTTCAATCCTTGAATGTATCAGTTGCTGCCTCCATATTATTATTTGAAGCTATTCGTCAGAGAAAAAATAAAGGGAAATTGCCAACAAATGGCGAAGGTTTAAATATGGATGAATATCGAAAGACCTTGTTTGAGTGGTGTTACCCAGAATTAGCTACTATTTATAAAAAATCAGCTAAAGAATATCCAACGTTGAATGATCAAGGAAATTTTGATCCTATTAAAGAAAACTAA
- a CDS encoding transglycosylase domain-containing protein, with protein sequence MQKIKFKSFVLIIPILIFSGISFYFFSLISSTLKFDNSKNQRSNVTKYSYVISSSDNKILSKLSRKFEIDNSYHKIPIFLKHSFISSEDKRFYIHNGIDLKSISRALIQNIRSGYVKEGGSTITQQVARLLFLNNDLSFQRKLKEIFISLILEFRYNKNQILKLYLNNIYLGSGAYGVDEAAKVYFGKFIEELTLSEIALITGLAPAPSIYSPYQNLELAIKNRNKVLESMYVDGYISLANKNKAIKEKIKLNYQTADNFLDDKLLINFILEETDKKIGSKNDYEFLRIKSSINKDWQEKGQKISRYAGPKELEFALLSIESNTGLIRTMITSKNPSINEYNRVISSVRPLGSTFKIIPYAAALIEGIKLSDKFEDLPICWESYCPKNFSEDYRGSISLIESFKSSSNIVPISITKKIGLKNIINLANSFGLGYEQEFEEFPSLAIGSYGDNLLNITNAYSAINNNGKIQSPEIIEKIESFKKQPIWENKSISTKILDLKINKKINKLLEKSVKEGTSKAASIKGKKIYGKTGTSDGNKDLWFIGSINNLTTGIWIGYDDNKESELSSGNAAYLWKKFISEIYKIPIKK encoded by the coding sequence GTGCAAAAGATTAAATTCAAATCTTTTGTTTTAATAATTCCAATATTAATTTTTTCTGGAATATCTTTTTATTTTTTTAGTCTAATATCTAGTACGTTAAAATTTGACAACTCTAAAAATCAAAGATCTAACGTAACCAAATATTCTTATGTAATATCATCTTCTGATAATAAGATACTAAGCAAATTAAGCCGCAAATTTGAAATAGATAATAGTTATCATAAAATTCCAATTTTCCTCAAACATTCTTTTATATCTTCTGAGGATAAAAGATTTTATATCCATAATGGAATAGATTTAAAAAGTATTTCACGTGCCCTTATTCAAAATATTAGAAGTGGTTATGTTAAAGAGGGAGGAAGTACGATTACACAACAAGTTGCTAGATTACTTTTTCTAAATAATGATTTAAGTTTTCAAAGAAAACTCAAAGAAATATTTATATCACTCATACTTGAATTTAGATATAACAAAAATCAAATTTTAAAATTATATTTAAATAATATTTATCTAGGATCAGGAGCATACGGGGTAGACGAGGCTGCCAAAGTTTATTTTGGAAAATTCATAGAAGAATTGACATTATCAGAGATCGCATTAATTACAGGATTAGCTCCAGCTCCATCAATTTATTCACCTTATCAAAATTTAGAACTAGCTATTAAAAATAGAAATAAAGTTCTTGAATCAATGTATGTTGATGGATATATTTCTCTTGCAAATAAGAATAAGGCTATTAAAGAAAAAATCAAATTAAATTATCAAACAGCTGATAATTTTTTAGATGATAAATTATTAATAAATTTTATTCTTGAGGAAACAGATAAAAAAATTGGAAGTAAAAATGATTATGAGTTTTTAAGAATTAAATCTTCTATCAACAAAGATTGGCAAGAAAAAGGTCAAAAAATATCAAGATATGCAGGGCCTAAAGAACTTGAATTTGCTCTGTTATCTATCGAATCAAACACAGGACTAATCAGGACAATGATAACCAGCAAAAATCCATCAATTAATGAATACAATAGAGTGATTTCATCTGTAAGACCTTTAGGTTCTACATTTAAAATAATCCCTTATGCTGCTGCATTAATAGAAGGAATAAAATTAAGCGATAAATTTGAAGACTTACCAATATGCTGGGAAAGTTATTGCCCAAAAAATTTTTCAGAAGACTATAGAGGTTCAATATCTTTGATTGAATCATTTAAAAGTTCATCAAATATCGTTCCAATATCAATAACAAAAAAAATCGGCTTAAAAAATATTATTAATTTAGCAAATTCATTTGGACTAGGTTACGAGCAAGAGTTTGAGGAATTCCCATCGTTAGCTATTGGCTCCTACGGAGATAATCTTTTAAACATCACAAATGCATATTCTGCAATTAACAATAATGGGAAGATTCAAAGCCCTGAAATCATAGAAAAAATAGAATCATTTAAAAAACAACCTATTTGGGAAAACAAATCTATTTCCACGAAAATATTAGATTTAAAAATAAACAAGAAAATAAATAAACTTCTTGAAAAATCTGTAAAAGAAGGGACTTCAAAAGCAGCCTCTATAAAAGGAAAGAAAATTTATGGCAAAACAGGAACATCTGATGGAAATAAAGATCTCTGGTTTATTGGTTCCATTAATAACCTTACAACAGGGATCTGGATAGGTTACGACGATAACAAGGAATCTGAATTATCTAGTGGGAATGCGGCTTATTTATGGAAGAAGTTCATATCTGAAATTTATAAAATTCCAATTAAAAAATAA
- a CDS encoding ABC transporter permease produces the protein MKFLEANNFFGYSFSMLSNDIFAPPSLNHFCGTDRLGRDVCLRTLQGSSLAIEVVFLAILFSLSLGLPLGLLSGYFGGFFDKCLSLIMDTIFSIPVILLSVVVAFVLGKGILNAALALCIVYSPQYFRLIRNQTILVKSETYVEAAQVSGADVKTIIFKYILPNVITPLPILLTLNAADAVLVLGSLGFLGLGVPADVPEWGSDLNLALAALPTGIWWTALFPGLAMFFLVLGLSFIGEDLEEIFDSQNSE, from the coding sequence ATGAAATTTTTAGAGGCCAATAATTTTTTTGGTTATTCATTTTCAATGTTAAGCAATGATATCTTTGCCCCTCCTTCGCTTAATCATTTTTGTGGGACAGATAGATTAGGAAGAGATGTTTGCTTAAGAACTTTGCAAGGATCATCCTTAGCGATAGAAGTTGTATTCTTAGCTATTCTTTTTTCATTAAGTTTGGGTTTGCCATTGGGATTATTAAGTGGATATTTTGGTGGTTTTTTTGATAAATGCTTATCACTAATAATGGATACTATTTTTTCAATACCTGTAATTTTGCTTTCAGTTGTTGTGGCTTTTGTATTGGGTAAGGGTATCCTTAACGCAGCTTTGGCATTGTGTATTGTTTACTCTCCTCAATATTTTAGATTAATCAGAAATCAGACAATATTGGTTAAATCCGAAACTTATGTGGAGGCAGCTCAAGTTTCAGGAGCTGATGTTAAAACAATTATTTTTAAATATATTCTTCCAAATGTAATAACACCTTTGCCTATCCTGCTTACCCTAAATGCTGCGGATGCTGTTTTGGTATTGGGAAGTTTAGGATTTTTAGGCCTTGGTGTTCCTGCAGATGTTCCTGAATGGGGCAGTGATTTAAATCTTGCTCTTGCAGCTTTACCTACAGGTATATGGTGGACGGCTTTGTTCCCAGGTTTGGCAATGTTTTTTTTAGTTTTAGGCCTTTCTTTTATAGGGGAGGATCTTGAAGAGATTTTTGATAGTCAAAATTCCGAATAA
- the hisF gene encoding imidazole glycerol phosphate synthase subunit HisF, protein MVALRLIPCLDVAHGRVVKGVNFVNLRDSGDPVELACRYSDEGADELVFLDIRASVENRNTLVDLVSRTAKSVKIPFTVGGGIDSVSSINDLLRAGADKVSLNSSAVRNPDLISKSSREFGNQCIVIAIDAKRKVNKTDEWEVYVKGGRENTGIDVLSWAKKVEELGAGEILLTSMDGDGTQNGYDLHLTESVANIVNIPVIASGGAGCLEDIYDVFNEGRASAALLASLLHDKKLSLREIKTFLLERKLPIRPYE, encoded by the coding sequence ATGGTAGCTCTTCGTTTAATTCCTTGTTTAGATGTCGCTCATGGCAGAGTGGTTAAAGGTGTAAATTTTGTTAACTTGAGAGACTCAGGCGATCCTGTTGAATTGGCTTGTAGGTATTCTGATGAGGGCGCAGATGAATTAGTATTCTTAGATATTAGAGCTAGTGTAGAAAATAGAAATACATTAGTTGACCTTGTCTCTAGGACCGCAAAATCAGTAAAAATCCCATTTACAGTAGGTGGAGGAATAGATTCTGTTTCTTCAATTAATGATCTTTTAAGAGCTGGAGCGGACAAAGTGAGTTTGAATTCTTCTGCTGTTAGAAATCCAGATTTAATTTCTAAAAGTTCTAGAGAATTTGGTAATCAATGTATCGTGATAGCAATTGATGCTAAAAGAAAAGTGAATAAAACTGATGAATGGGAGGTATATGTAAAAGGGGGTAGAGAAAATACTGGAATAGATGTATTAAGTTGGGCAAAGAAAGTTGAGGAGTTAGGCGCAGGGGAAATTTTGCTTACTTCAATGGATGGTGATGGCACGCAGAATGGATATGATTTACATCTGACTGAATCTGTTGCCAATATTGTTAATATTCCAGTGATTGCTTCTGGAGGAGCAGGTTGTTTAGAAGATATCTATGATGTTTTCAATGAAGGCAGGGCATCTGCCGCACTTTTAGCATCATTACTTCATGATAAGAAACTTTCTTTAAGAGAAATAAAGACTTTCCTCCTCGAAAGAAAACTTCCAATTAGACCATATGAATAA
- a CDS encoding cryptochrome/photolyase family protein, which produces MKQVSIIFPNQLFRESPILKISCDILILEDSLFFGNDKFHKLINHKNKLVFHRASMLAYKKYLEISGFKVLYIENKNNISTVDYLSEFIKDKYQKINLIEPHDFLIMKRINHFVESNNLALNVLPSPMFMSSEDLKELFALNTKKPLMRRFYENQRKSQKILVNPDDTPEGGKWSFDEMNRKKLPKKITIPDIPKLLKNNFVVYAEESLANFDIEFIGESNNFLYPTNFDEADEWLNDFFKHRFFLFGDYEDAISKENSFLWHSLLSPLLNSGLLTPDEVVNKALLFAKINNVSINSLEGFIRQIIGWREFICLVYKKYGTKMRNSNFWNFENKPIPESFYKGNTGIEPVDVVIKNIIKFGYCHHIERLMIIGNFMLLCRIHPNQVYKWFMGMFIDSYDWVMVPNVYGMSQFSDGGIFSTKPYISSSNYVKKMSNFKSGPWCSIWDSLFWKFIKDNESFFRKQYRLSMLTRNLDKMSDEKLNNHLRTADKFLRDIQ; this is translated from the coding sequence ATGAAACAAGTATCAATTATTTTCCCGAATCAACTTTTTAGAGAAAGCCCAATCTTAAAAATAAGTTGTGATATTTTAATTTTGGAAGACTCATTATTTTTTGGAAATGATAAATTTCATAAATTAATTAACCATAAAAACAAGTTAGTTTTTCATAGAGCATCTATGCTCGCTTATAAAAAATATTTAGAAATATCTGGCTTTAAAGTTTTATATATCGAAAACAAGAATAATATTTCTACAGTTGACTATTTATCAGAATTTATTAAAGATAAATATCAGAAAATAAATCTCATAGAACCGCATGATTTTTTAATAATGAAGAGGATAAATCATTTTGTTGAAAGTAATAATTTAGCTTTAAATGTTTTGCCTTCTCCTATGTTTATGAGCAGTGAAGATTTAAAAGAGTTATTTGCATTAAATACAAAAAAACCTCTTATGAGGAGATTTTATGAGAATCAAAGGAAAAGCCAAAAGATATTAGTTAATCCGGATGATACACCTGAAGGTGGCAAATGGAGTTTCGATGAAATGAATAGAAAAAAATTACCAAAAAAAATAACCATACCTGATATACCCAAGTTACTAAAAAATAACTTTGTAGTTTATGCCGAAGAGTCATTAGCTAATTTTGATATTGAGTTTATTGGAGAAAGCAATAACTTTTTATATCCGACTAATTTTGATGAGGCAGATGAATGGTTAAATGATTTTTTTAAACATAGATTTTTTTTATTTGGAGATTACGAAGATGCTATTTCTAAAGAAAATTCTTTTTTATGGCATAGTTTACTTTCTCCTCTTTTAAATAGTGGTTTATTGACTCCAGATGAAGTTGTAAATAAAGCATTACTTTTTGCCAAAATTAATAATGTTTCCATTAACTCTTTAGAGGGTTTTATTCGTCAAATTATTGGATGGAGAGAATTTATTTGCCTTGTTTATAAGAAGTATGGAACAAAGATGAGAAATAGTAATTTTTGGAATTTTGAAAATAAACCAATTCCAGAATCTTTTTATAAGGGAAATACAGGAATTGAACCAGTAGACGTTGTTATAAAAAATATTATTAAATTTGGTTATTGTCATCATATTGAGAGGCTAATGATTATTGGTAACTTTATGCTTCTATGTAGAATTCACCCTAATCAAGTTTATAAATGGTTTATGGGAATGTTTATTGATTCTTATGATTGGGTGATGGTTCCTAATGTTTATGGAATGAGTCAGTTTAGTGACGGAGGTATTTTCTCAACTAAACCATATATATCAAGCTCTAATTATGTAAAAAAAATGTCAAATTTTAAAAGTGGACCTTGGTGTTCAATATGGGATAGCTTATTTTGGAAATTTATTAAAGATAATGAAAGTTTTTTTAGAAAGCAATATCGACTGTCTATGTTAACGAGAAATCTTGACAAAATGTCAGATGAAAAATTAAATAATCACTTAAGAACAGCTGATAAATTCTTAAGAGATATTCAATAA
- a CDS encoding DUF721 domain-containing protein has protein sequence MNRRNPHPLKNCLDNFKKSCGDLDKLTKINANWKNLIGLELFQECKPLNIEKKILTIAVNHPQWRQALIYNKHKLKERIEKIGITLNEIKIIQNYEIKNKNIKATNAKIVWAKHPSRINQNNMCICTLCNSPTPEGEIKRWGKCSFCWRKNN, from the coding sequence GTGAATAGAAGGAATCCACATCCATTAAAAAATTGTCTTGATAATTTCAAAAAATCCTGCGGAGACTTAGATAAACTCACTAAAATCAACGCAAACTGGAAGAACTTAATCGGCTTAGAACTATTTCAAGAATGTAAACCATTAAATATTGAAAAAAAAATACTTACTATTGCAGTAAATCATCCACAGTGGCGCCAAGCTTTAATCTATAACAAGCATAAATTAAAAGAGAGAATTGAGAAAATTGGAATAACTTTGAATGAAATAAAAATAATACAAAATTATGAAATTAAAAATAAAAATATCAAAGCTACTAATGCAAAGATAGTTTGGGCAAAGCATCCAAGCAGAATCAATCAAAATAATATGTGCATTTGTACTCTTTGTAATTCCCCTACTCCTGAGGGCGAAATCAAAAGATGGGGAAAGTGTTCTTTTTGTTGGAGAAAAAATAATTAA
- a CDS encoding thiol-disulfide oxidoreductase DCC family protein, producing MKNKLTFLFDGGCPLCLRETNFLKKRDILNQISFIDINSKDYDQSLFNDISYSEAMSNLHGIMENGAIIRGLDVLAYSYELVGLGWVYYPLKIKFLSPMLRLVYRYWAKYRLQITGRSDIEKICTSQCEQ from the coding sequence ATGAAAAATAAATTAACCTTTTTATTCGATGGTGGATGTCCACTTTGTTTGAGAGAAACGAATTTTTTAAAAAAAAGAGATATCTTAAATCAAATTTCATTTATAGATATTAATAGTAAAGATTATGACCAAAGCCTATTTAATGACATCTCATATTCAGAAGCCATGTCAAACCTGCATGGGATTATGGAAAATGGTGCAATTATTAGGGGACTAGACGTACTTGCATATTCTTATGAATTAGTTGGTTTAGGCTGGGTTTATTATCCTTTGAAGATTAAATTCTTATCTCCCATGTTAAGGCTGGTTTACAGATATTGGGCAAAATATAGACTTCAAATTACGGGTCGATCCGATATTGAAAAAATTTGTACCTCTCAATGTGAACAATAA
- a CDS encoding TIGR03643 family protein, protein MDNIDIDRIIEMCWEDRTPFEAIEYQFGLKEEDAIKIMRQNLKPKSFKVWRKRVSGRNTKHMLLKDSTRFKSTHKRKL, encoded by the coding sequence ATGGACAATATCGACATAGACAGAATAATAGAAATGTGTTGGGAAGATAGAACACCCTTTGAAGCTATTGAGTATCAATTTGGTTTAAAAGAGGAAGATGCGATAAAAATTATGCGACAAAATCTTAAACCTAAATCCTTTAAAGTTTGGAGAAAGAGAGTTTCGGGAAGAAATACAAAACATATGTTGCTTAAAGATTCAACTAGATTTAAATCTACTCATAAAAGAAAATTATAA
- the ubiE gene encoding bifunctional demethylmenaquinone methyltransferase/2-methoxy-6-polyprenyl-1,4-benzoquinol methylase UbiE translates to MKFTKTIEVKNIFNKISYKYDFLNNLLSFGLHRLWKRKLVDLLEPLNGEDWADLCCGTGDLAFLISERVSPRGSITGIDSAEDILNIAKKKSELKKNKFIKWEIKDVLEINDYSKNFDGICMSYGLRNLNNVEGGIKKVFDLLKDKGRAGFLDFNHSTRNSLSNIFQKIYLRLIVVTISRLFNLGPEYAYIEKSISNFPKKNVLINIAKEVGFKKAEYRTILGGQMGILILTK, encoded by the coding sequence ATGAAATTCACAAAAACTATCGAAGTCAAAAATATATTTAATAAAATTTCTTATAAATATGACTTTTTAAATAATCTATTAAGTTTTGGGCTGCACAGATTATGGAAAAGGAAATTAGTTGATTTATTGGAACCTTTAAATGGTGAAGATTGGGCAGATTTATGCTGTGGAACTGGAGATTTAGCATTCTTAATTTCTGAGAGAGTTAGTCCAAGGGGTTCAATTACTGGGATTGACAGTGCAGAGGATATCTTAAATATTGCAAAAAAAAAATCAGAGCTAAAAAAAAATAAATTTATTAAGTGGGAAATTAAAGATGTATTAGAAATTAATGATTATTCAAAAAATTTTGATGGAATTTGCATGTCATATGGACTTAGAAACTTGAATAATGTTGAAGGAGGAATAAAAAAAGTTTTTGATCTTTTGAAGGATAAGGGAAGGGCAGGATTTTTGGATTTTAATCACTCAACAAGAAATTCTTTATCCAATATTTTTCAGAAAATTTATTTGAGATTAATTGTAGTAACCATTTCGCGGCTTTTTAATTTAGGTCCTGAGTACGCATATATTGAAAAAAGTATTAGTAATTTTCCAAAGAAAAATGTGCTTATAAATATTGCTAAGGAAGTTGGATTTAAAAAAGCTGAATATAGGACTATTTTGGGGGGGCAAATGGGGATACTAATTTTAACTAAATAA
- a CDS encoding DUF2256 domain-containing protein, whose amino-acid sequence MKNLSTKTCPVCNRPFEWRKKWKNCWDDVIYCSKRCSKRKS is encoded by the coding sequence TTGAAAAATCTTTCTACTAAAACTTGTCCTGTTTGCAATAGGCCGTTCGAGTGGCGTAAAAAATGGAAAAACTGTTGGGATGATGTTATTTACTGTTCAAAAAGATGTAGTAAGAGGAAGTCATAA
- the chlG gene encoding chlorophyll synthase ChlG: MNDPKQLLGIKGASETSSIWKLRIQLMKPITWIPLIWGVICGAAASGNFEWTFSNVLASLACMLMSGPLLAGYTQTINDFFDKEIDAINEPNRPIPSGKISIKDVKIQIWVLLIAGLIVAFLLDLYAKHSFPSVLLLALGGSFVSYIYSAPPLKLKQNGWLGNYALGASYIALPWWAGQALFGKLTIVTALLTLAYSLSGLGIAVINDFKSVEGDSKLGLNSLPVVFGIKNASRISAGLIDIFQLAMVVVLVIIGQHLASVILVLLVIPQITFQDMWLLRDPLKFDVKYQASAQPFLITGMLVTALAIGHSFLVA; the protein is encoded by the coding sequence GTGAATGATCCAAAACAACTATTAGGAATTAAGGGTGCCTCTGAAACATCAAGTATATGGAAACTCCGTATACAGTTAATGAAGCCAATCACATGGATCCCTTTGATATGGGGAGTTATTTGTGGAGCAGCTGCAAGTGGGAATTTTGAATGGACATTTAGTAATGTTCTAGCTTCATTAGCATGTATGTTGATGAGTGGACCACTTCTGGCTGGTTATACCCAAACCATAAATGATTTTTTTGATAAAGAAATTGATGCAATTAATGAACCAAATAGACCAATTCCTTCTGGGAAAATTTCAATTAAAGATGTAAAAATACAAATCTGGGTATTACTTATAGCGGGTTTAATAGTTGCTTTTCTATTAGATTTATATGCTAAGCACAGCTTCCCCTCCGTCTTACTTTTGGCATTAGGAGGTTCCTTTGTTAGTTATATATATTCTGCTCCACCACTCAAATTAAAACAGAATGGTTGGCTTGGAAATTATGCATTAGGAGCATCTTATATAGCTTTACCTTGGTGGGCAGGACAAGCCTTGTTTGGTAAATTAACTATCGTAACGGCGTTACTAACACTTGCATATAGTCTCTCAGGACTTGGAATTGCTGTGATTAATGATTTCAAAAGTGTTGAAGGAGACTCAAAGCTAGGCTTAAATTCTCTACCAGTAGTATTTGGAATTAAAAATGCAAGTAGGATAAGTGCAGGACTAATTGACATTTTTCAATTAGCAATGGTGGTTGTATTAGTCATTATTGGTCAACATTTAGCCTCTGTAATTTTGGTTTTATTGGTAATTCCACAAATTACATTCCAAGATATGTGGTTACTAAGAGATCCTCTAAAGTTTGATGTCAAATATCAAGCAAGTGCCCAACCGTTCCTTATAACTGGAATGTTAGTTACAGCTTTAGCGATAGGACATAGTTTTTTAGTTGCTTAA
- a CDS encoding 16S rRNA (cytosine(967)-C(5))-methyltransferase, which yields MSIGYLQRKAAWEILLKVSHGDFSDHALEKVLRNYQFNPLDIAFITELSFGCIRYRKFLDLWTDHTSKITHKKQPPKLRWLLHIGLYQLLKMDKIPFPAAISTTVEVAKKTDLNGLAGTVNAILRNASRKLEQKILPELSSDRKERISYLESFPLWLLKDLYKWVGNSEGENIIKAFNKKPSIDLRINQLKTNLDNFLKVLHENNIDAEIIKDLHNGITLKSNPRSIKNLPGYSDGLWTIQDRSSQWIAPLLNPKEGEKILDACAAPGSKSTHLAELTNDSAEIIAVDRSAKRLKILQSNLERLNLKSVNTLKADATSLIELNPKFISYFDKILLDAPCSGIGTLSRNPDSRWSLSKEKIKSLTLLQEKLLESIFPLLKKEGTLVYSTCTICPDENNLLIERFIEKNKTLKLVGQKQILPSLDYPGDGFYSAIISYKS from the coding sequence TTGAGCATAGGATATTTACAAAGGAAAGCAGCATGGGAAATTTTATTAAAAGTTAGTCATGGTGATTTTTCTGATCATGCCCTTGAGAAGGTTTTAAGAAATTATCAATTTAATCCTTTAGATATAGCCTTCATCACAGAATTATCTTTTGGATGCATAAGGTATAGAAAATTTCTTGATCTTTGGACGGATCATACATCAAAAATTACTCATAAAAAGCAGCCTCCAAAGTTAAGATGGCTTCTACATATAGGTTTATATCAACTATTGAAAATGGATAAAATTCCATTTCCTGCGGCTATTTCTACCACTGTAGAAGTAGCTAAAAAAACAGATTTAAATGGGTTAGCGGGAACTGTAAATGCGATATTGAGAAATGCATCAAGAAAATTAGAACAAAAAATTTTACCGGAATTATCTTCTGATAGAAAAGAAAGAATTTCATATCTTGAATCATTTCCATTATGGCTTTTGAAGGATCTTTATAAATGGGTCGGCAATAGCGAGGGTGAAAATATCATTAAGGCATTTAATAAAAAACCATCAATTGATTTGAGAATTAACCAACTAAAAACTAATTTAGATAACTTTTTGAAAGTACTTCATGAAAATAATATTGATGCTGAAATTATTAAAGATTTACATAATGGAATTACTTTAAAATCTAATCCAAGATCTATAAAAAATTTACCAGGATATAGTGATGGACTTTGGACAATTCAAGATAGATCTTCTCAGTGGATAGCACCGCTCTTAAATCCAAAAGAAGGTGAAAAGATTTTAGATGCTTGTGCAGCTCCAGGAAGTAAGTCTACCCACCTAGCAGAATTAACAAATGATAGTGCAGAAATCATTGCCGTAGATAGATCAGCAAAAAGATTGAAAATACTGCAATCAAATTTAGAAAGGTTAAATTTGAAATCTGTTAATACTCTTAAGGCTGATGCTACGAGTTTGATTGAATTAAATCCTAAGTTTATATCTTATTTTGATAAGATTTTATTAGATGCTCCATGCTCAGGCATTGGAACTCTTTCCAGGAATCCAGATTCTAGATGGTCTTTAAGTAAAGAAAAAATAAAATCTTTAACTTTATTACAGGAAAAACTTTTGGAGAGTATTTTTCCTCTTTTGAAAAAAGAGGGCACTTTAGTTTATTCAACTTGTACTATTTGTCCCGATGAAAATAATCTATTAATTGAACGATTTATTGAAAAAAACAAAACTTTAAAATTGGTTGGCCAAAAGCAAATTTTACCTAGCTTGGATTATCCTGGTGATGGATTTTATTCTGCAATAATTTCTTATAAATCTTAA